In Zhaonella formicivorans, one DNA window encodes the following:
- a CDS encoding zf-HC2 domain-containing protein produces the protein MNCREIEDMLSAYIDGELAAAEALAVTKHLSMCNICRQELVELQEVINSIRNLPELDPPADFHAKLCARLSSFKGRRPWYKQMGSRQWFPLGAVAAAILLFVVSLNVLSPFTSMPNSGMVLQSAAGTQAADEADKQNKSELHPPGGQEREVFDSAVPDGSPSAENTSKEEPKVEEQEEVKVAVKKTKLREPGDEREQTSLVTASVAPAREESAKIMAKDFVPGTTIQQQNNAVHAPAENKNLNNRNGSFRERQETAKQAPAPEFKTAEVGAADSLVVTWNVQLQVQDTAWVKSELKKLVYSQGGFLLNTGPNSISLSLPQARLAETLELLKKYGYPLSIENNSRNISELVADFRSKEEDLSQKIKLLENEQRMPDQQTETKSEEELKNLRQELNYIQSTLKELLGGNVVLKIYLQN, from the coding sequence ATGAACTGCCGGGAAATTGAAGATATGCTTTCGGCCTATATTGACGGTGAATTGGCTGCTGCTGAAGCTTTAGCCGTAACTAAGCATTTAAGCATGTGCAATATATGCCGTCAAGAATTGGTCGAATTACAGGAAGTAATTAACTCAATACGCAATTTGCCGGAGCTCGACCCTCCAGCCGACTTTCATGCCAAGCTTTGTGCCAGGCTAAGCAGTTTCAAGGGCAGGCGCCCTTGGTATAAACAAATGGGTAGCAGGCAGTGGTTTCCTTTGGGAGCCGTAGCGGCAGCTATTCTATTGTTTGTGGTTTCTTTAAATGTTTTATCACCGTTTACCAGTATGCCCAACAGCGGTATGGTGCTCCAATCGGCAGCAGGCACTCAGGCTGCCGATGAGGCAGATAAACAAAACAAAAGTGAACTGCACCCCCCAGGCGGGCAAGAGAGAGAAGTTTTTGATAGTGCTGTACCCGACGGTTCTCCCAGCGCTGAAAATACTTCTAAAGAGGAGCCCAAAGTTGAAGAACAAGAAGAAGTGAAGGTCGCTGTGAAAAAAACTAAGCTCCGGGAACCGGGTGACGAACGGGAACAAACTAGTCTGGTTACAGCCTCCGTTGCCCCTGCCAGAGAGGAGTCGGCCAAGATTATGGCCAAAGACTTTGTTCCAGGTACAACTATTCAACAACAAAATAATGCTGTTCATGCTCCTGCCGAAAATAAGAACCTCAATAACCGAAATGGTAGTTTCAGGGAAAGACAGGAAACAGCAAAACAAGCTCCTGCTCCCGAATTTAAAACTGCCGAGGTAGGCGCAGCTGACAGCCTGGTAGTTACCTGGAATGTGCAGCTACAAGTTCAGGATACAGCCTGGGTTAAGAGCGAGCTGAAAAAACTGGTGTACTCACAGGGCGGTTTCTTGCTGAATACGGGTCCCAACTCTATTTCCCTTAGTTTACCTCAAGCAAGGCTCGCGGAAACTCTAGAATTATTAAAAAAATACGGTTATCCGCTTTCGATAGAGAATAACAGCCGAAATATTTCTGAGCTGGTGGCTGATTTTCGGAGCAAGGAAGAGGACCTCTCCCAAAAAATCAAGCTGCTGGAAAACGAGCAGAGAATGCCTGACCAGCAAACGGAAACTAAATCTGAAGAGGAATTAAAAAATCTCCGCCAGGAGCTAAATTACATCCAGTCAACTTTAAAAGAACTGCTGGGCGGTAATGTTGTTTTAAAAATCTATCTGCAAAACTAG
- a CDS encoding nicotinate phosphoribosyltransferase — MPEFSSLERVNTFQIDPARRFYSAEHQEILEGATTDIYFVRTYEILEKLNKADTKVVAEIFARKDGILAGVDEVRNLLRDKDVEIWSLQEGDSFTAKEVVMRISGPYNQFGLYETVLLGMLASSSGWATAARIAKAACGDKPMYCFGARHVHPAVAPVMERAALVGGADGASCILAAKLAGKEPSGTVPHAIFLIVGDTLEVAQAYHKFMPRDAKRLMLVDTFKDEVEETLRLAEKLGPALDGIRLDTPSERGGVTPELVREVRFRLDQAGYPHVKIFVSGGLYPEKIELLVKAGADAFGVGSFISAAAPIDMTMDLKEVGGKAIAKRGRLPGITPTDRLQKIK; from the coding sequence GTGCCTGAATTTAGCAGCTTAGAAAGAGTAAACACTTTTCAAATTGATCCCGCGCGCAGGTTTTATTCTGCAGAACATCAGGAGATTCTCGAGGGAGCAACTACAGATATTTATTTTGTTCGTACCTACGAAATTCTGGAGAAGTTAAATAAAGCTGATACCAAAGTGGTAGCGGAAATATTTGCCAGGAAAGATGGGATTTTGGCCGGGGTAGACGAAGTAAGGAATCTCTTACGGGACAAAGATGTGGAGATCTGGTCTTTGCAGGAAGGCGACAGTTTTACTGCCAAAGAAGTGGTAATGCGCATTAGCGGCCCGTACAATCAATTCGGATTATATGAAACAGTTCTGTTGGGGATGTTGGCCAGCTCCAGCGGTTGGGCCACCGCCGCCAGGATTGCCAAGGCAGCTTGCGGGGACAAGCCTATGTATTGCTTTGGTGCAAGACATGTCCATCCGGCCGTAGCGCCGGTAATGGAAAGGGCCGCCCTGGTAGGGGGGGCCGACGGAGCCAGTTGTATTTTGGCAGCTAAACTGGCTGGTAAAGAACCTTCGGGGACAGTCCCCCACGCCATCTTTTTGATTGTGGGTGATACCTTGGAGGTCGCCCAGGCTTACCATAAATTTATGCCCAGGGATGCCAAGCGGCTGATGCTGGTTGATACTTTTAAAGATGAAGTAGAAGAAACTTTGCGCTTGGCGGAAAAATTAGGGCCTGCATTGGATGGCATCAGGCTTGATACGCCCAGCGAGCGTGGAGGAGTCACTCCCGAGCTGGTAAGAGAAGTTCGCTTCCGCTTGGATCAGGCTGGTTATCCTCATGTGAAGATATTTGTCTCAGGAGGGCTGTACCCGGAAAAGATTGAGCTATTGGTGAAAGCCGGAGCCGATGCTTTCGGGGTGGGCAGTTTTATTTCTGCCGCTGCGCCAATTGATATGACCATGGATTTAAAAGAAGTGGGCGGCAAGGCAATTGCCAAACGGGGACGGCTGCCAGGGATAACGCCTACGGACCGCTTGCAAAAGATCAAATAA
- the ytaF gene encoding sporulation membrane protein YtaF, whose translation MELLHALIFALAVSLDGFGVGLAYGIRKVQVPGLSLLIICLTSTLAITLSMLFGSLVAGIISPAFAEKIGSVIMVAVGTWILLQSLANLRREKNKLTGWEKATATENKPILNLKIQPLGIVVQILREPIRADFDCSGIISVKESLALGLALAMDALGAGFGAAVAGLKFLLVPLFVGIFKLIFVSSGLYLGQRWGLKAMGEKGAVLPGIILIVLGLMRI comes from the coding sequence GTGGAACTTTTGCATGCTCTAATTTTTGCCTTAGCAGTCAGTTTGGATGGGTTTGGCGTGGGTTTGGCCTATGGTATCCGCAAAGTCCAGGTTCCTGGTTTATCTTTACTGATTATTTGTCTGACCTCTACACTGGCTATTACACTTTCCATGTTGTTTGGCAGCCTGGTTGCCGGGATAATTTCACCAGCGTTCGCAGAGAAAATTGGTTCGGTTATCATGGTTGCCGTGGGTACCTGGATTTTGCTGCAGTCCCTGGCTAACCTTCGCCGGGAAAAAAACAAGCTTACAGGTTGGGAAAAGGCCACTGCAACGGAGAATAAGCCTATTCTAAATTTAAAAATTCAGCCCTTGGGAATTGTGGTCCAAATTCTGCGGGAGCCTATCCGAGCAGATTTTGATTGCTCCGGAATTATCAGTGTAAAGGAGTCGTTGGCACTGGGTTTGGCTTTAGCCATGGATGCCCTGGGTGCAGGGTTTGGAGCAGCGGTAGCCGGGTTGAAATTTTTGCTTGTTCCTTTATTTGTAGGTATTTTTAAATTGATTTTTGTTTCTTCCGGCTTATACCTAGGTCAAAGATGGGGCCTAAAAGCAATGGGCGAAAAAGGTGCTGTTTTGCCGGGAATAATTTTAATTGTTTTAGGTTTAATGCGGATCTAA
- the polA gene encoding DNA polymerase I: MKSNNKLIILDGNSLAHRAFYALPLLTNRKGVFTNAAYGFTTMLLKILKAERPEYVVVAFDKGKTFRHEQFEAYKGHRKATPQELKPQFPLIWQILDALRIAAVQLEGYEADDLIGTIARKAEQAGLMTMIVTGDRDALQLVTARTKALITRKGISNLDVFDRTIIQEKYGLEPLQLRDVKGLMGDASDNIPGIPGIGEKTAVKLVQEFGSIENLLKNLDGLSNRKMAEKIQPYREQALLSKELGTINCAVPLEIEFDLFRWQGPDYSALLEIFKELEFNSLLKDVLAEMKVGAAEPEAKAAELKVTYLSECREMLRLLENIKDEKISCYLALDQRDYLKAEILAIGVAWAGGNVGLNCGSLHASEIREILTALFGKHQQQLVTHDLKSCLVLAKKRGVEIKARGRDTMLAAYLLNPSAPNYELPTLSLEYLNKPLVPVEQPEEEVARAAQVIFKLDTILDKKLNETGMDKLYTDVELPLEEVLALMELQGVKLDKEQLLSMGQELAQGIESLTAEIYELAGEEFNINSPKQLGVILFEKLGLPPLKKTKTGYSTNAEVLEELAERHEVVAKILEYRQLVKLKSTYIDGLLALINPETGKVHTTFNQTITATGRLSSTEPNLQNIPIRLEAGRRLRKAFIPSTPDHLLLAADYSQIELRVLAHIAGDPGLKDAFIKDQDIHTRTASEVFGVPMDEVTKDMRRRAKAVNFGIVYGISDFGLSRDLGISRKEAQEYIALYFSRYPGVKKYIEEVIFHAREQGYVTTVLNRRRYLPDIFSSNRNIRGFGERAAMNTPIQGSAADIIKLAMLKVHQQLAEAGLKTVMLLQVHDELIFEVPKNELEKAQAIIQQAMENAYELQVPLKVDMKVGANWYDMEVLA, encoded by the coding sequence ATGAAATCTAACAACAAACTGATCATATTAGACGGAAATAGTTTGGCTCACCGTGCCTTTTATGCCTTGCCCCTTTTAACTAACCGTAAGGGGGTTTTTACCAACGCTGCTTATGGTTTTACTACCATGCTTTTAAAAATACTAAAAGCTGAAAGACCGGAGTATGTGGTGGTTGCCTTTGACAAGGGCAAAACCTTTCGGCATGAGCAGTTTGAGGCTTATAAAGGGCACCGGAAAGCAACTCCCCAAGAATTAAAACCTCAGTTTCCTTTAATCTGGCAGATCCTTGATGCTCTCCGAATTGCCGCTGTGCAACTCGAAGGTTACGAAGCCGATGACCTGATTGGCACTATTGCCAGGAAGGCAGAGCAGGCAGGTCTCATGACCATGATTGTGACCGGTGATCGGGATGCTTTACAGTTGGTTACTGCCCGGACGAAGGCGCTGATCACCCGCAAAGGCATCAGCAACCTGGACGTTTTTGACAGGACTATAATCCAGGAGAAATATGGATTGGAGCCACTGCAACTAAGAGATGTGAAAGGGCTGATGGGAGATGCGTCCGACAATATTCCCGGAATTCCGGGAATAGGAGAAAAAACTGCAGTGAAATTGGTGCAGGAATTCGGCAGTATAGAAAACTTGCTAAAGAATTTGGACGGGCTTTCCAACCGGAAAATGGCTGAAAAAATTCAGCCTTACCGGGAACAGGCGCTCTTAAGCAAGGAATTGGGGACAATTAATTGCGCTGTCCCCTTGGAAATCGAATTCGATTTATTCCGTTGGCAAGGGCCGGATTATTCCGCATTACTCGAAATCTTTAAAGAATTGGAATTCAACAGCCTGTTGAAAGATGTCCTGGCTGAAATGAAGGTAGGTGCAGCAGAACCAGAGGCAAAAGCAGCGGAACTAAAAGTAACATATTTGTCCGAATGCCGGGAGATGTTGAGACTGCTGGAAAACATTAAGGACGAAAAAATTTCCTGCTACCTCGCTTTAGACCAAAGGGATTATCTAAAAGCTGAAATTTTAGCAATTGGCGTAGCTTGGGCTGGCGGAAACGTTGGTTTAAACTGTGGTTCCCTGCACGCAAGCGAAATACGAGAAATTTTAACTGCCTTATTTGGCAAGCACCAGCAACAGCTTGTCACCCATGATTTGAAGAGCTGTTTGGTGCTGGCCAAAAAGCGTGGCGTAGAAATTAAAGCAAGAGGACGTGACACGATGCTGGCAGCTTATCTCCTCAATCCTTCTGCGCCTAATTATGAACTGCCGACCTTAAGTTTGGAATATCTTAATAAGCCTTTGGTTCCGGTTGAGCAGCCGGAAGAAGAAGTGGCGAGAGCAGCCCAGGTAATTTTTAAGCTAGATACAATACTGGATAAAAAGCTGAATGAGACAGGTATGGATAAGCTCTATACCGATGTTGAACTGCCTTTGGAGGAAGTGCTGGCACTCATGGAGCTTCAGGGGGTTAAGCTTGACAAAGAGCAGCTCTTAAGCATGGGTCAGGAACTGGCTCAAGGGATAGAATCCTTAACAGCGGAAATTTATGAATTGGCGGGAGAAGAGTTTAACATCAATTCACCTAAACAGCTCGGCGTTATTCTCTTTGAAAAGTTGGGCCTTCCCCCCCTGAAGAAAACAAAAACAGGTTATTCCACAAACGCCGAAGTATTGGAGGAACTGGCGGAAAGGCATGAAGTTGTAGCTAAAATTTTGGAGTACAGGCAATTAGTCAAGTTAAAAAGCACATATATTGATGGGCTGCTTGCTTTAATTAACCCTGAGACAGGCAAGGTGCATACAACTTTTAACCAAACAATCACAGCCACCGGCAGGCTCAGCAGCACGGAACCCAACTTGCAGAATATTCCCATCCGGTTGGAGGCAGGAAGGCGCCTGCGTAAAGCTTTTATTCCTTCCACCCCGGACCATCTTTTACTTGCTGCCGATTATTCGCAAATTGAGCTGCGGGTCTTGGCTCATATTGCCGGGGATCCGGGTTTAAAAGATGCATTTATCAAGGACCAGGATATCCACACCAGGACGGCTAGCGAAGTTTTCGGAGTGCCTATGGATGAGGTAACAAAGGATATGCGTCGCCGGGCCAAAGCGGTAAATTTCGGCATTGTGTACGGCATCAGTGATTTTGGCTTGAGCCGCGACTTGGGGATTTCCAGAAAAGAGGCCCAGGAATACATCGCTCTCTATTTTAGCCGCTATCCAGGGGTAAAAAAATACATTGAAGAAGTAATTTTCCATGCCAGGGAACAGGGTTACGTTACTACTGTTTTAAATCGCCGCAGGTATTTGCCAGACATTTTCAGTTCCAACCGGAACATCCGCGGTTTTGGGGAGCGGGCCGCCATGAATACTCCTATTCAGGGCAGCGCCGCCGACATAATTAAATTAGCAATGCTCAAAGTACATCAGCAGTTGGCAGAGGCAGGATTAAAAACGGTTATGCTTTTGCAGGTACACGATGAGTTGATTTTTGAAGTTCCTAAAAACGAGTTGGAAAAGGCACAGGCAATTATTCAACAGGCCATGGAAAACGCTTATGAGCTCCAAGTGCCTTTAAAAGTAGACATGAAAGTTGGTGCAAACTGGTATGATATGGAAGTGCTTGCATGA
- a CDS encoding RNA polymerase sigma factor produces MEIDDVELIAKCQAGSVEAFEKLALKYEKQVYTIAYRFMGSHEDACDLAQEALIKAYKSIERFRGEASFKTWIYHIVANVCRDELRRRKKGQLVSLDAPIFTEEGEINRQAEDWTYAPEIVYENKEKQELIQKVLNSLTPEYKEVLVMREIQGFSYEEIAETLECSLGTVKSRLNRARKAMKETLLAKREHFVEGSRLIR; encoded by the coding sequence TTGGAAATAGATGATGTGGAGTTGATTGCCAAATGTCAGGCAGGTAGTGTCGAGGCCTTTGAAAAGTTAGCGTTAAAATATGAAAAGCAGGTATATACAATTGCCTACCGTTTCATGGGCAGTCATGAAGATGCTTGTGATTTGGCCCAGGAGGCTTTGATTAAAGCTTATAAATCTATTGAACGTTTTCGGGGCGAAGCTTCATTTAAAACCTGGATTTATCATATTGTAGCTAATGTTTGCCGGGATGAGTTGCGCAGAAGAAAAAAAGGACAACTGGTATCCCTGGATGCGCCCATTTTTACCGAAGAAGGGGAAATAAACCGGCAGGCAGAAGATTGGACGTATGCTCCGGAAATAGTCTATGAAAATAAAGAGAAGCAGGAACTGATCCAAAAAGTTTTAAACAGCTTGACGCCGGAATATAAGGAAGTTTTAGTTATGCGGGAAATTCAAGGTTTCAGTTATGAAGAAATAGCCGAAACATTGGAGTGTTCCCTAGGTACGGTTAAGTCCAGGCTGAACCGGGCGCGTAAAGCTATGAAAGAAACACTGTTAGCCAAACGGGAACATTTTGTAGAAGGCTCTCGTCTAATCAGGTGA
- the mutM gene encoding DNA-formamidopyrimidine glycosylase, whose amino-acid sequence MPELPEVETVRRSLEKRLVGRTIRQVNIYMPKIIKIPEPKLFARFLEGQTIVDLQRRGKYLLFCLASGYVWVTHLRMTGQFIYSKQEEPLLKHTHLTFTLDNGHQLRYVDIRQFGTMYLLRPDEFKKVRGLRELGPEPLGEEFTLEELYKKLAGKKGKVKQLLLNQAFVAGIGNIYADEILFDAGLHPERGADTLSPEEIEQLYYSIRKMLELGIANRGTTVRNYVDGDGRSGNFQELLKVYGRAGEPCYRCGRPLIKQQVAGRSSCYCPNCQK is encoded by the coding sequence ATGCCTGAACTGCCGGAAGTGGAAACAGTACGCAGGAGCTTGGAAAAGAGGCTTGTGGGCAGGACTATCCGTCAAGTTAATATTTACATGCCCAAAATAATAAAAATTCCAGAGCCAAAGCTTTTCGCAAGGTTCCTGGAGGGACAGACTATAGTTGACTTGCAGCGCCGTGGAAAGTACCTGCTCTTTTGTCTGGCCTCCGGCTATGTTTGGGTAACCCATTTGCGGATGACAGGGCAATTTATTTATAGCAAACAGGAGGAACCACTGCTTAAACATACCCATCTGACATTTACGTTAGATAATGGGCACCAGCTGCGCTACGTCGACATTAGGCAGTTTGGAACCATGTATTTACTTCGTCCGGATGAGTTTAAAAAGGTCAGGGGTTTGCGGGAATTAGGCCCGGAACCCCTTGGGGAAGAGTTTACCCTGGAAGAGCTCTACAAGAAACTGGCCGGTAAAAAGGGAAAAGTGAAGCAGCTTTTGCTTAATCAGGCTTTTGTGGCGGGTATCGGCAATATTTATGCCGATGAAATACTTTTTGATGCGGGGTTGCATCCGGAAAGGGGTGCCGACACTTTATCTCCGGAAGAAATTGAGCAGCTTTACTATAGTATCCGCAAAATGCTGGAGTTAGGGATTGCTAACAGGGGGACCACAGTCCGCAATTATGTTGATGGCGACGGTCGCTCCGGGAATTTTCAGGAGTTGCTCAAAGTCTACGGCAGGGCAGGAGAACCTTGTTATAGATGTGGACGCCCTTTAATTAAACAGCAGGTGGCAGGAAGAAGCTCCTGTTACTGTCCTAATTGTCAAAAATAG
- the coaE gene encoding dephospho-CoA kinase (Dephospho-CoA kinase (CoaE) performs the final step in coenzyme A biosynthesis.) gives MLVVGLTGGIASGKSTVSKKLVSLGAKLVDADQIAREVVRQGQPAWQEITSHFGQNILLESGEINRKTLAEIVFNNSEARAFLMHVTHPRILNRSAELIEEYRQDRGTKLIVLDAPLLIESGAHRLVEQIWVVFCSLETQVRRLMARDNLSRGQALARIKAQMPLEEKLRYADEVINTEGTKAQTLEQVEKLWLKYAL, from the coding sequence ATGCTGGTAGTTGGGTTAACCGGCGGTATTGCCAGCGGCAAGAGCACAGTTTCCAAAAAACTGGTGAGTTTAGGGGCAAAGCTCGTAGACGCAGATCAAATTGCCAGAGAAGTGGTCAGGCAAGGTCAACCCGCCTGGCAAGAAATCACATCTCATTTTGGTCAAAACATACTTTTAGAATCAGGGGAAATCAACAGAAAGACTCTGGCCGAAATCGTTTTTAATAATTCTGAGGCTAGAGCCTTTCTTATGCATGTTACCCATCCCCGCATCCTTAACCGCTCAGCTGAATTAATTGAGGAATATAGGCAGGACAGGGGCACAAAATTAATTGTACTGGATGCCCCTCTTTTGATTGAGTCGGGAGCTCATCGGCTGGTGGAGCAAATTTGGGTTGTATTTTGCAGCTTGGAGACTCAAGTTAGGAGATTAATGGCCAGGGACAATTTATCACGTGGACAAGCTTTGGCCAGGATCAAGGCCCAGATGCCGTTGGAGGAAAAGCTGCGCTACGCTGATGAAGTGATTAACACGGAAGGTACTAAAGCTCAGACATTGGAGCAGGTAGAAAAACTATGGTTAAAATATGCTTTATAG
- a CDS encoding ABC transporter substrate-binding protein, whose protein sequence is MKKLRRLLPLFLIIVFILSIASGCTGKKAAEDQIIKNKEVMAKETLALSLPHDLKTLDPIKFSTPWEIEIGSALYEGLVKYDSETQTLLPAMAEKWTVSDDGKQYRFFIRDGAYFHSGNKVTAADFKLSWERAIRLGDSEVQQIFTNIAGAKEFLQGKSAEVSGIQALDDKTLEVTLTGPDEGFLLKLTAPAASVLQQEAVNLTGPDYGKPGTSDQPAKIVGSGPYGLVEWTVGQSVVLEAFPQYYQKVAVKRVEFQIEPESDIALAEMQRGNLDVLQAEEKLPELLLSKDPALKKLQQTEQRAEIVYLGFNVEKPPFNNSSLRQAISYALNRDKLAGELGNFVAAQGLLPRMLLSNSQSLQAYKFDPEAAKRLYGYTLDEAGKQAKPVVLYYVNEGKNKQLAEAIQAQLNKQIGIELRIQPLASYQELDYGLKAGTIGFYLAKWMAKSPDPGTFLGSMFMSESPANVSRYSNLAVDEQLLFAQTQKLQSRERREAFLQAERIIMLEAPIITVLVAANYAIFSDLLASQELDPYKVIRLEKVNIKNPAFAQD, encoded by the coding sequence ATGAAGAAGCTCAGGAGATTGCTACCCCTGTTTTTGATTATTGTTTTTATCCTCAGCATAGCTTCAGGTTGCACCGGGAAAAAAGCGGCTGAAGATCAGATTATCAAGAACAAAGAGGTAATGGCCAAAGAAACACTGGCCTTAAGTTTGCCCCATGATTTAAAAACACTGGACCCTATTAAATTCTCAACACCATGGGAAATAGAGATTGGCAGCGCCCTCTACGAAGGACTTGTCAAGTACGATAGCGAAACTCAAACTTTGCTGCCGGCCATGGCCGAAAAATGGACTGTTTCCGATGACGGAAAGCAGTATAGATTTTTTATTAGGGATGGGGCCTATTTCCATTCGGGGAATAAAGTGACAGCCGCCGATTTCAAATTATCCTGGGAAAGGGCCATCCGGCTGGGGGACTCCGAGGTGCAGCAAATTTTTACCAACATAGCAGGGGCGAAGGAATTCCTCCAAGGAAAGTCTGCGGAGGTATCAGGGATTCAGGCTCTTGATGATAAAACTTTAGAGGTAACCTTAACGGGTCCTGATGAAGGATTTCTGCTTAAACTCACTGCTCCCGCTGCAAGTGTTTTGCAACAGGAAGCAGTTAATCTAACCGGGCCGGACTATGGTAAGCCAGGGACTAGTGATCAGCCGGCTAAAATTGTGGGGTCAGGGCCCTATGGTTTGGTGGAGTGGACTGTGGGGCAAAGTGTTGTCTTGGAGGCATTTCCGCAATACTATCAAAAGGTTGCAGTAAAAAGGGTGGAGTTTCAGATAGAGCCGGAAAGCGACATTGCTTTGGCGGAAATGCAGCGGGGCAATTTGGATGTTCTGCAAGCGGAGGAGAAGCTTCCTGAGCTTTTACTGAGCAAAGACCCTGCCTTAAAAAAGCTGCAGCAAACAGAACAAAGGGCGGAGATTGTCTATCTCGGTTTTAACGTAGAAAAACCGCCCTTTAATAATTCCAGTCTGCGGCAAGCCATCAGCTACGCTCTTAACCGGGATAAACTGGCCGGGGAACTGGGCAATTTTGTTGCAGCCCAGGGGCTTTTACCCCGGATGTTACTGAGCAATAGTCAATCATTACAAGCTTACAAGTTTGATCCGGAAGCGGCTAAAAGGCTTTACGGCTACACCTTGGATGAGGCCGGAAAGCAGGCTAAGCCCGTAGTTCTCTATTACGTAAACGAAGGTAAAAACAAACAGCTGGCCGAGGCCATTCAAGCTCAGCTTAATAAACAAATAGGCATTGAACTCAGGATTCAGCCGCTGGCTTCTTACCAGGAACTTGACTATGGCTTAAAAGCTGGGACTATCGGTTTTTATTTAGCGAAATGGATGGCAAAATCGCCTGATCCCGGTACGTTTCTGGGCAGCATGTTTATGAGTGAAAGCCCTGCTAATGTATCCCGCTATAGTAACTTAGCAGTGGATGAACAGCTGCTTTTTGCCCAAACACAAAAATTGCAAAGCAGGGAACGAAGGGAGGCGTTCCTACAGGCGGAAAGGATTATAATGTTGGAGGCGCCGATAATCACTGTTTTAGTTGCTGCCAACTACGCTATTTTTAGCGACTTACTCGCTTCACAGGAGTTAGATCCATATAAAGTAATCCGGTTGGAAAAGGTCAACATTAAAAACCCCGCTTTTGCTCAAGATTGA
- a CDS encoding MgtC/SapB family protein — protein MISNAEMTLRLVLALVVGILVGFERTKKNKPAGIRTHALVCIGSAVFTLVSAYGFHDFATIRSMDPARIAAQVVSGIGFLGAGIIWKEGYNIRGLTTAANIWITAGLGMALGSGLYYPVFVSVILIYVALKINDVLKKFGIIDYDCKE, from the coding sequence ATGATCTCCAATGCCGAAATGACCTTGAGGTTGGTTTTGGCGCTTGTCGTAGGTATTCTGGTCGGTTTTGAAAGAACAAAAAAAAATAAGCCCGCGGGGATTAGAACACACGCCTTAGTATGCATTGGCTCGGCGGTTTTTACTTTAGTTTCGGCTTACGGCTTCCACGATTTTGCTACAATCAGATCAATGGATCCTGCCAGGATTGCAGCCCAGGTAGTAAGTGGTATAGGCTTTTTAGGTGCAGGCATAATTTGGAAAGAAGGATATAACATCCGTGGGCTTACCACTGCAGCAAATATCTGGATTACTGCAGGCTTAGGAATGGCGCTTGGTTCGGGATTGTACTACCCGGTTTTTGTCAGCGTAATCTTGATTTATGTAGCCTTAAAAATTAATGATGTACTGAAGAAATTCGGCATCATTGACTATGATTGCAAGGAATAA
- a CDS encoding lytic transglycosylase domain-containing protein → MAGPGKIKKMFWMTTVAIVVAMILIAIPWFWRLFYPFPYRDSILRHSREFDLDPNLVVAVIRVESKFRITAESPRGAKGLMQLMPDTARWAAEQMGIEYSEGDLFDPDYNITVGCWYLANLLHEFKGNLPAALAAYNAGRGNVRDWLAQGIWQGSLEEIERIPFKETRDFVFRVLHDYRVYSALYKK, encoded by the coding sequence ATGGCAGGTCCTGGCAAAATAAAAAAGATGTTTTGGATGACTACTGTGGCCATTGTTGTGGCCATGATTCTAATTGCTATCCCCTGGTTTTGGAGGCTGTTTTATCCTTTTCCTTACCGGGACAGCATTTTGCGTCATTCCAGGGAGTTTGACCTGGATCCTAACTTGGTTGTTGCCGTTATTAGGGTGGAAAGCAAATTTCGCATTACTGCCGAATCACCTAGGGGGGCCAAGGGGTTGATGCAGCTTATGCCGGATACTGCCCGGTGGGCTGCTGAACAGATGGGGATTGAGTACAGCGAGGGAGACTTGTTCGATCCTGACTATAACATCACAGTTGGATGCTGGTATCTGGCTAACTTGCTGCACGAGTTTAAAGGAAATTTGCCGGCAGCCCTGGCAGCTTATAACGCCGGTAGGGGCAATGTTCGTGATTGGCTGGCGCAAGGCATTTGGCAGGGAAGCTTGGAAGAAATAGAGCGAATACCTTTCAAAGAGACCAGGGACTTTGTATTCCGGGTCTTGCACGATTACCGGGTTTACTCTGCGCTGTACAAAAAGTAG